The Triticum aestivum cultivar Chinese Spring chromosome 5A, IWGSC CS RefSeq v2.1, whole genome shotgun sequence genomic sequence CACCTCATGGTCGCAGTCGACCAGCTGCTGCTCGGAGAGCACCTCCATCTTGCCCGTGGCCAGGTAGTTGGCTCCCTCCAACGCCCCGGACGCGCTGAACGACCAGCACGACCCGCACGAACCCTGCAAAATCAACAAGGTCAGGGGCGGAGGCCAGATCGGGAGATAAAACGGCCAAAGAATCAGGGGGGGACCTGGTTCTTGACGGGGCCGACGGCGCCGTGGTCCCTCCAGTCGAAGTCCTCGGGGAGGCCGTCGGTGGGGAGGACGGGCGCGTCGTGCGCCGACCCGGCCATCTCCCGCAGGAACGACCGCCGGGTCGTCTTGAGGCCCAGGAAGGTCCGGCGGAACTCGGCCGGGGTGAGGTCGGAGAACTTGGTGACCCCGTGCTCGGCGGACGGGTCGAGCATCTGGTGCCGGCGCGCGCGGCGGAGGTTGGCCTTGAAGACGGAGAGCCGGTGCGCGTGCTCCTCCGCGTCCCTGTAGGTCTTCCCGAACCGCTGCACGAAGCCGAGGAACTGCGAGTCGAGCTCCAGGTCGTTGTCGAGGGGGTCGGCGCCGCCGACGACCTGCCGGATCAGGGGCTCCTCGTCCCCCGCGGCCGCCGCTGCCGGCGccggggagaggaggaggcccaggaggacgaggagagcggcCACGAGGCGATGATCCATTGGGGGGATTTTCTTGGTTGCTTGTCTGGGTGGGTTATCTTTGCTTCGGCTCCACTTCCTGTTGCTTTATAGGAAGTTGTTAAAGGAGATATTTTGTGTTTAGACTCCTGGGTGCTGTTCTTTTTGCAAACGGGCCCTTTGAGATTCATGGATTATCCAAAGATATTTTACTCCTCCTTGTTGGCCCCACGGTATATACCCACCGTGGACGGTGGTGTCCGGAAGAAGAAGCTGACTCGGCAGGGGCCACGTCTCGTTTTGTGTGTCGAAAGTCAGGCTAGTGCCATTGATCTTATGTAAATGATCTGCATTCTTATGTAAATGATCTTGCTCTTATTTGATGAATAAAGTTTTAATGCTTAAAAAAAATGCCATTGACGAAAATCGATGACCTGGCTGATGGGAACAACCTGCACACAAGCCCCTGTAACCTCGCTTTATTAGCTAGCACCAAGGAAGTTTTCCCTCTTTCCATGCTCTTGCTGGCAACCATCTAATTCATGGGTTTTAATCATATACAATATGTGTTTGATCGCACAATTTATGTAGATGAGCTTGCTCGTCGAGGATACTTCGTCCTCATATGATTGTGATGAGGGTTTGTTCAAAAAAAATGGCTTTGAGGAGGTTGCATTGTTGCTAAGTGAATGATGGGTAGAGAGAAACATGAAGAGGAAGCATCCAGGTTCGCAAAAAAGGCGTGTGAATATTATGGAACGAAACAGCTAACTATGACCAACTCGTCCATGACTACTTTCCGGACAAACCCATGTGTCATCCGCATCTCTTAGGCCAACACTTCCATATGTCAAGAGAGCTTCTTATGTGTATTTTCAGTGATATGGAAGCGAACACGAAAAGGAAAAAACTTAGTATCTTGACATGGTAAAGAATTTGGTTGAGTTGCTCTTATTGGCTGCAAACTTTGCACATTAATTGGCTAATATGGCTCATGCACATTCGCGTCGATGTGACACACATATAATTATCGTTATTTCAAATTGAGGAGCTTGTCACCCCAATTTTATTTTATAATAGAAAAGAAACCGATAAACAACATACAGGCCCATTTAAGTGTTCCAAATCTCAAACCAAGGAAGCAAACACATGCACCCTATCATGACAACATGTGCAAAGGGAACACATGCAGCAGGGTCATCACACATGACTCCTCGGCACTATGAAAATGTAAGTATTATGCATAAAACTACATCATACACTAGTATCAAGTATAACAAAACTACAACAAAAGAGGCAAAGAAACAAGGTAGACCGGAAGATAAAGCAATTTTCTCCTGGAACTTTTTATCTCTCTCGTATGATCATGAGCTTAGAGTCTAACCTACTCCAAGTGTGCACGTCCTCGGTGCCCATCCTATGCTCTTGGCAAAGAAGCCCATATCAGTCTCAGTTAGCAATGATGCCATGGGTTGAAGCAGCAGTCGACCGCCACTTTTCTGCATACCGTTTCAATATGATATCCAATAAGAAATTTGAAAGGAGAGCACACCACGATCATGTGGGTAGACATGATGAAATGTAGCAGAATTCCTGGCTTCCAACAAAGTCCAAATTATTGTTGGCGCACCCACGGTCACTACATGTATGTGTTCTTTGGAGAAACTCTCTATCCATCCACTAAACTATTTCTATTTTGGGGGATGTTGCTCACACGAGTCACACTTTTCATAACACTCCACACAAATCTTGCAACAACAAGTTATAGAAAAGGTGTTCTGCAATCTCCtcatgatcacaaaaactacaCTTAGCGTTATTTCCTTTCCAATTTCTTCTAACAAGATTATCCCTAGTAAACACACTATTCCTAAACACTAGCCATATGAAAACTTTAATCTTCAAAGAATTTTTTGCATTCCACGTCGTTCTATGCGGCCATACCACTTGATCAGTTTTCAGAGTTAAGTACAATGATCTAATAATAAATTTACCAGACTTGGTTAAAGCCATGTATACTTATCTTATTTGTCAAAAATAATTACATCTCTACATATATCCTTAGGCTAAGCCCACATGTCAGTAGGTTTTCCCCATAATACTCTTCTACATCTAACTTTGCTCGTTTCATCTTCTGGAGCTTTAATAAAATTTGCACTGAGGTAAGTACATATAATTTGGTAAGATGCAGACATAAAGGCCTATCTCCAATCCATAAATCCTCCCAAAAAGTGTCCTCTCCACATCACCTACCATCTTTCTACCATACAATAGGAAAATAGGTTTAACTTTCATTAAACCTTGCGAGAAACGAGACTAGCCAGGTTTGCTCTTACATGACCTTGAAGTAGACTTTCCTATGTATTTTTTCCTAGCTAGCCTCTGCCACACACCCTGTTCATTTTCAACTTTAAAAATCCATTTGGAAAGTAAACAAATGCTCAAAACAACTAGATCAGTTACACCAAAACCACTCATATCCTTGTGTCTACACACATCCTCCCATTTAGCCAAATGGTACTTTTTtgtgtcttcttcctcctgccataACATTCTTCTTCTATAAAAAATCGTCTTTTTACTAGGACCTTTAGGGAGTTCCAATAGAGAAATCATATACAAAGGTATGTTGCCTAAACTTGAATCAATTCAAATCAGTCCCCCTCCACATGAACCACCTCTAGCCATCCATACCCCTGTTTAAGAATTCGTccaattaacttgccgattagcctattaatcccctagtcgctagccaaccgagcaactaccagttaacgatttccttaaGAATGATCCACGCACATAATTTCTTCCATGGCCAATCCCATTCACTATTACGTAGTCTAACTGAATTAACTGGAACACATAAGTATTCAAATCGTAATTCCTACAGCACAAGTAAAAATAGCAACATAATTGTCTTGCTTCTCTATAGCTCtaccaaaacaaaaaaaatgtcGCTCTTATGAAAAATCACTTTTGAACAAGAAAAATGTTGAAATAGATAAATAATTAACTTTACATTCCCAACACTTCCCAACTCATCTTTAAACACAAAAACAATGTCATCTGCATAACGTGGCACGTTGATACCATTTCGCAATCAGTGTTGCGCTAGATTCTGACTTAGACCTTGTTCATGAGCTTTTTCCATCAACAAAAGTAAAGTATCTATTGCAAGGTTAAAAGGATTGGGGACATGCCCCTGGCTCAAACCTTTTGTATTTTAAAAAATGACCAATCTGGTCATTTACCATTACAACTACTTTGCCTCTCTCAATGGATTACATAACCCAACTACTAAATTTATGAGAGAATCCTTTCTTCTCCATAAAAAATTCCAGAAACTCCCAATTAATTTTGTTGTATGCTTTCTCAACATATATTTAGAAGAAAACAACACTTTCTTTTTTCCTATGAACTTTAGGTAAAACAGTAACACCATATAGTATATATTTCCCCTTTATAAATACAGTTTGTACCAAAGCAACTACATTATCAGCTACTCTAATAACTTCATCATTAATTACTTTagtaaaaaataaatatagcattGAGAAAGCATGTGGGTTTGTATTGTTAAAGAGTTTCAGCTCCATCACATTTAGAAAGTAAAGCTAGCATAGAATATCTAGCTAGATCAGGCTCTCCATTATAAAAATCACTAAAAGCAAGTAAATCATGACCTATAACATGTTAATATTTTTGATAAAACTATTGGTAGATCATCATGTCCAGGGGCCTTATTATGCTTTACAATAACTTTGATCTCCTCTAAAGTAAACACACTATCCAGAAGGATTATGTCCATCTCATCCAATACATCAATATCTAATTTATTGTCCAAAAATACAGTGCCCAAAATTGGTTTTTGTAGAAACCAATGGAAATAACAGTCGATCCTTATCACCATGTGCACCACAAGAAACACGTCCCTTAGGGTTTCTCTTTCCCTCTCACATTTGCAACGACTAGGGCACTCATACCTTTCAAGCTTCGGCAAGACCGTGGATCCACCTCCCCTCTACCCGCTGCTCAGGCGGCCGGTGGTGGGGAAAGGGTCCCGGTGCCTCAACTCCGGCTATTAGTTTAGGCTAGGGTTTTTCCTCACAAGGGCAACGTTCTGGCGGATGGCGGCGCTCCGTCTTCAAGTTTCTATTTGAGGCTTCAATCCTCTTTGAGTTTTTCCATTGGGACGGAGGAGCGCCGATGTAGATTCCTATCATATCCTTGAGGCAGCCAAGTTAGGGTTTCTTCTCATGCATGTGTATCGACGAGATCTAATGTAAGATGCTTCAGATTGATTCAATGGTTCAATGGCAATGACTGTGCTTGTG encodes the following:
- the LOC123104585 gene encoding cysteine proteinase 1, coding for MDHRLVAALLVLLGLLLSPAPAAAAAGDEEPLIRQVVGGADPLDNDLELDSQFLGFVQRFGKTYRDAEEHAHRLSVFKANLRRARRHQMLDPSAEHGVTKFSDLTPAEFRRTFLGLKTTRRSFLREMAGSAHDAPVLPTDGLPEDFDWRDHGAVGPVKNQGSCGSCWSFSASGALEGANYLATGKMEVLSEQQLVDCDHECDPAEPDSCDAGCNGGLMTSAFSYLLKSGGLEREKDYPYTGKDGTCKFEKSKIAASVQNFSVVAVDEEQIAANLVKYGPLAIGINAAYMQTYIGGVSCPYICGRHLDHGVLLVGYGASGFAPSRFKEKPYWIIKNSWGENWGDKGYYKICRGSNVRNKCGVDSMVSTVSATHASKDE